The Luteimonas sp. YGD11-2 genome has a window encoding:
- the purE gene encoding 5-(carboxyamino)imidazole ribonucleotide mutase has product MSANSPGPLVGIVMGSRSDWDTMQPAAERLAALGVPHEVRVVSAHRTPDAMFAYAEEAQARGLRAIIAGAGGAAHLPGMLAAKTAVPVLGVPVQSKALSGLDSLLSIVQMPAGVPVATFAIGRAGAANAALFAAAMLADQPAVARALAEFRARQTEEVARNDDPRIDMPSTGFA; this is encoded by the coding sequence ATGTCCGCCAATTCTCCCGGCCCGCTCGTGGGCATCGTGATGGGCTCGAGGTCCGACTGGGACACCATGCAGCCCGCTGCCGAGCGCCTTGCCGCACTCGGCGTGCCCCATGAAGTGCGCGTGGTGTCCGCGCACCGCACGCCCGATGCGATGTTCGCCTACGCCGAAGAGGCGCAGGCGCGCGGGCTGCGCGCGATCATCGCCGGCGCCGGTGGCGCGGCGCACCTGCCAGGCATGCTGGCTGCCAAGACCGCCGTGCCGGTGCTGGGTGTGCCGGTGCAGTCGAAGGCGCTGAGCGGCCTCGACTCGCTGCTGTCGATCGTGCAGATGCCGGCGGGCGTGCCGGTGGCGACGTTCGCCATCGGCCGTGCCGGCGCCGCCAATGCCGCGCTGTTCGCCGCGGCGATGCTGGCCGACCAGCCGGCCGTCGCCCGGGCGCTGGCGGAGTTCCGCGCGCGCCAGACCGAGGAGGTCGCGCGCAACGACGACCCCCGAATCGACATGCCCTCCACCGGGTTCGCATGA
- a CDS encoding Trm112 family protein, with protein MDRKLLDILVCPATRQPLSLLDSAGLEAVNRAIGAGTVQRDDGATQTTPLRAALVTRDHKRVYRVDDGIPVLLVDEAIATGQIEGFPGAPAR; from the coding sequence ATGGACCGCAAGCTGCTCGACATCCTCGTCTGCCCCGCGACCCGCCAGCCGCTGTCGCTGCTCGACAGTGCCGGCCTGGAGGCGGTCAACCGCGCGATCGGTGCAGGCACGGTGCAGCGCGACGACGGTGCCACCCAGACCACGCCCCTGCGCGCGGCCCTGGTGACCCGCGACCACAAGCGCGTGTACCGGGTCGACGATGGCATCCCGGTGCTGCTGGTCGACGAGGCGATCGCCACCGGCCAGATCGAGGGCTTCCCCGGCGCGCCGGCGCGATGA
- the nadC gene encoding carboxylating nicotinate-nucleotide diphosphorylase, producing the protein MNPTLQAPAAQDVEADVARALAEDIGSGDVTAALLPDVAEIAYVLCKEDAVVCGRPWFDACHRALDPEVRIDWHVAEGDHVRAGTVVATLAGRSRALVTGERTGLNFLQTLSGTATTTAAYVRAVAGTGTRILDTRKTLPGLRQAQKYAVRAGGGDNHRHGLYDTVMLKENHVRVAGSVGAAIAAARAQWPELPLVVEVETLGQLCEALDAGCERVLIDDFSADLRREAVRIARGSPYHGRIPLEVSGGVDLASLRAIAEDGVDVISIGALTKHVRAIDLSMKLGPPPG; encoded by the coding sequence ATGAACCCGACGCTGCAGGCGCCGGCAGCGCAGGACGTCGAGGCCGACGTCGCGCGTGCGCTGGCGGAGGACATCGGCAGCGGGGATGTCACCGCGGCGCTGCTGCCCGATGTCGCCGAGATCGCCTACGTGCTGTGCAAGGAGGACGCGGTGGTCTGCGGTCGTCCGTGGTTCGACGCCTGCCACCGCGCGCTCGACCCGGAGGTGCGCATCGACTGGCATGTCGCCGAAGGCGACCACGTCCGCGCCGGCACCGTGGTGGCCACGCTGGCCGGCCGCAGCCGCGCACTGGTGACCGGCGAGCGCACCGGGCTCAATTTCCTGCAGACCCTCAGCGGCACCGCCACCACCACCGCGGCCTACGTGCGTGCGGTGGCCGGCACCGGTACGCGCATCCTCGATACCCGCAAGACCCTGCCGGGGCTACGCCAGGCGCAGAAGTACGCGGTGCGTGCCGGCGGTGGCGACAACCATCGCCATGGCCTGTACGACACGGTGATGCTGAAGGAAAACCACGTCCGCGTTGCCGGTTCGGTCGGTGCCGCCATTGCCGCGGCGCGCGCGCAGTGGCCGGAGCTGCCGCTGGTGGTGGAGGTGGAGACCCTCGGGCAACTCTGCGAGGCGCTCGACGCCGGCTGCGAACGCGTGCTGATCGATGACTTCAGTGCCGACCTTCGCCGCGAGGCGGTGCGGATCGCACGCGGAAGTCCGTACCACGGCCGGATTCCGCTGGAAGTTTCCGGCGGCGTCGACCTCGCCAGCCTGCGCGCCATCGCCGAGGACGGCGTGGACGTCATCTCGATCGGCGCGCTGACCAAGCACGTGCGTGCGATCGACCTGTCGATGAAGCTGGGTCCGCCGCCGGGCTGA
- a CDS encoding FHA domain-containing protein — MSSQALKLVFPGGEHPQVLLSPGRNGIGSGAGNSIVIDRPGIRPEYCELQVNLHGVMLRVPDGVVVEVNGRPVEGLIALRPGDVVGFDEVQARLVSLEVAGSAAPAVTGAVPANDDGPAATAIRPAVPRYVLRGVSGRNFGRSFPLVGDTVVGRAPECTLRFDEDGVSRLHVRLEPLLDGIRVQDLGSTNGTFINGRRVRMALARHGDEIGFDRLRFRVLAPGRSEAAEEAPMAARGGRVRWMLAAAALVAATAVAVVAVA; from the coding sequence ATGAGCAGCCAGGCCCTGAAACTCGTCTTTCCCGGTGGCGAACACCCGCAGGTGTTGCTGTCGCCGGGCCGCAACGGCATCGGCTCCGGCGCCGGCAACAGCATCGTCATCGATCGCCCCGGGATACGCCCCGAGTATTGCGAGCTGCAGGTCAACCTGCACGGGGTGATGCTGCGGGTGCCGGACGGCGTGGTGGTGGAGGTCAACGGGCGGCCCGTCGAGGGGCTGATCGCGCTGCGCCCCGGCGACGTGGTCGGCTTCGACGAGGTGCAGGCGCGACTGGTGTCGCTGGAAGTCGCGGGCAGCGCGGCGCCGGCGGTCACCGGTGCGGTGCCGGCAAACGACGATGGCCCCGCGGCCACGGCAATCCGCCCCGCGGTGCCGCGCTACGTCCTGCGTGGCGTCTCCGGCCGCAACTTCGGTCGCAGTTTCCCGCTCGTGGGCGACACCGTGGTCGGCCGCGCCCCGGAATGCACCCTGCGTTTCGACGAGGACGGTGTGTCGCGGCTGCATGTGCGCCTGGAACCGCTGCTCGACGGCATCCGTGTGCAGGACCTCGGCTCGACCAACGGCACCTTCATCAACGGACGCCGGGTGCGGATGGCACTTGCCCGGCACGGCGACGAGATCGGCTTCGACCGCCTGCGTTTCCGCGTGCTGGCGCCGGGCCGCAGCGAGGCTGCCGAAGAGGCGCCCATGGCGGCCCGCGGTGGGCGCGTGCGCTGGATGCTCGCGGCAGCGGCGCTGGTGGCGGCGACCGCCGTGGCGGTGGTGGCGGTCGCCTGA
- a CDS encoding DUF3301 domain-containing protein — protein sequence MSDAIFVMILGAAAFAWWSAARAAAERAESIGREACRLAGVQWLDQTVHASGLRLRRRDDGRLGFERSFRFEYSDDGVERSVGRLVLRGDELVAFVGPVGGEQVVQALR from the coding sequence ATGTCCGATGCAATCTTCGTGATGATTCTGGGTGCCGCCGCGTTCGCGTGGTGGAGTGCCGCGCGTGCGGCGGCCGAACGTGCGGAGAGCATCGGGCGCGAGGCCTGCCGGTTGGCCGGGGTGCAGTGGCTCGACCAGACCGTGCATGCCAGCGGGCTGCGGCTGCGCCGTCGCGACGACGGCCGCCTGGGCTTCGAACGCAGTTTCCGCTTCGAGTATTCGGATGACGGCGTCGAGCGCTCGGTGGGCCGCCTGGTATTGCGCGGCGATGAACTGGTCGCCTTCGTCGGGCCGGTCGGCGGCGAGCAGGTGGTGCAGGCATTGCGCTGA
- a CDS encoding ClpXP protease specificity-enhancing factor gives MSEPQLPVMTSHRPYLLRALYEWIVDNGMTPHILVDATRPGVRVPSHTVNEGRVVLNIAERAVARLEMDNDGVRFTARFGGVSQSVSVPVSAVLAVYARETGQGMVLPDDIPGHGPTAGDDASGDQQDGPDDDDTPPPGDDGPPRRGAHLRVVK, from the coding sequence ATGAGCGAACCGCAATTGCCTGTCATGACCAGCCACCGCCCGTATCTGCTGCGGGCGCTGTACGAGTGGATCGTCGACAACGGCATGACCCCGCACATTCTCGTCGACGCCACGCGTCCGGGCGTGCGCGTGCCGTCGCATACCGTCAACGAAGGCCGCGTGGTGCTCAATATCGCCGAGCGCGCGGTGGCGCGGCTTGAGATGGACAACGACGGCGTGCGTTTCACGGCGCGTTTCGGTGGCGTCAGCCAGTCGGTGTCGGTGCCGGTGTCGGCGGTGCTGGCGGTATATGCGCGCGAGACCGGGCAGGGCATGGTGCTGCCCGACGACATCCCCGGCCACGGGCCGACAGCCGGGGACGACGCGTCCGGCGATCAGCAGGACGGCCCGGACGACGATGACACCCCGCCTCCGGGCGACGACGGTCCGCCGCGGCGCGGTGCGCACCTGCGCGTCGTCAAGTAA
- a CDS encoding glutathione S-transferase N-terminal domain-containing protein: MASSLRMRHALTLFSAVDDVLCHRVRLVLAAKGVTYDLIAVDPQDPPEDLIDLNPYHSVPTLVERDLVLYAASVVSEYIDERYPHPPLMPIDPLSRARLRLAMLRLEHDWVPQIQAIQFGNRQQAEAGRKRLRELLTASVPLFKASKFFLSAEMSLADCAIAPIIWRLQALDVPLPKDGKVIEDYGNRIFRNPGFVRSLTPQERNLRELPA; encoded by the coding sequence ATGGCGTCGAGCCTGCGTATGCGTCATGCACTGACCCTGTTTTCCGCCGTCGACGATGTGCTGTGCCACCGGGTCCGCCTGGTCCTCGCGGCCAAGGGCGTCACCTACGACCTGATCGCGGTGGATCCGCAGGATCCGCCGGAAGACCTGATCGACCTCAACCCGTACCACTCGGTGCCGACCCTGGTCGAGCGCGACCTGGTGCTCTACGCCGCCTCGGTGGTCAGTGAGTACATCGACGAGCGCTACCCGCATCCGCCGCTGATGCCGATCGACCCGCTGTCGCGCGCACGCCTGCGCCTGGCGATGCTGCGCCTCGAGCACGACTGGGTGCCGCAGATCCAGGCCATCCAGTTCGGCAACAGGCAGCAGGCCGAAGCGGGTCGCAAGCGCCTGCGCGAACTGCTGACGGCATCGGTGCCGTTGTTCAAGGCCAGCAAGTTCTTCCTCAGCGCGGAAATGAGCCTGGCCGACTGTGCGATCGCGCCGATCATCTGGCGCCTGCAGGCGCTCGACGTGCCGCTGCCCAAGGACGGCAAGGTGATCGAGGACTACGGCAACCGGATTTTCCGCAACCCGGGTTTCGTGCGCAGCCTGACGCCCCAGGAGCGCAACCTGCGCGAACTGCCGGCGTAG
- a CDS encoding cytochrome c1 — MTKQPLAILRRAALVAGGLLLSFGALAADPGTALQHSGTDIADRASLQRGAQLFMNYCSGCHSLKYLRYSRMADDLGLSEEEVMENLNFTGAAFGEHIVSSMPASHADGWFGTAPPDLSLVVRTKIGGPDWVYTFLKSFYQDEEAVVGWNNTLFPNTAMPNALWELQGLQRPVYGAPDEIGQPVVESLQQAQPGRLSEAEFDRAVRDITAFLEYAAEPAALKRQGIGVWVIFFLAFFTFLTWLLKKEYWRDVH; from the coding sequence ATGACTAAGCAGCCTCTCGCCATCCTCCGTCGCGCCGCACTCGTTGCAGGCGGCCTGCTGCTGTCGTTCGGTGCGCTCGCCGCCGACCCCGGCACGGCGCTGCAGCACTCGGGCACCGACATCGCCGACCGGGCCTCGCTGCAACGCGGCGCGCAGTTGTTCATGAACTACTGCTCCGGCTGCCACTCGCTGAAGTACCTGCGCTACTCGCGCATGGCCGATGACCTCGGCCTGAGCGAGGAAGAGGTGATGGAGAACCTCAACTTCACCGGCGCGGCCTTCGGCGAACACATCGTCTCGTCAATGCCGGCCAGCCACGCCGACGGCTGGTTCGGCACGGCGCCGCCCGACCTGTCGCTGGTGGTGCGCACCAAGATCGGCGGACCGGACTGGGTCTATACCTTCCTCAAGAGCTTCTACCAGGACGAGGAAGCGGTCGTGGGCTGGAACAACACCCTGTTCCCGAACACCGCCATGCCCAACGCACTGTGGGAGCTGCAGGGCCTGCAGCGCCCGGTCTACGGTGCCCCCGACGAGATCGGCCAGCCGGTGGTGGAGTCGCTGCAGCAGGCGCAGCCGGGCCGGCTCTCGGAAGCCGAGTTCGACCGCGCGGTGCGCGACATCACCGCGTTCCTGGAGTACGCCGCCGAACCCGCCGCGCTCAAGCGCCAGGGCATCGGCGTCTGGGTGATCTTCTTCCTGGCGTTCTTCACCTTCCTCACCTGGCTGCTGAAGAAGGAATACTGGCGCGACGTCCACTGA
- a CDS encoding cytochrome bc complex cytochrome b subunit, translating to MFRAWFDDRTPGLMPAYRKHMTEYFAPKNFNVMYYFGSLAMLVLVNQIVTGIFLTMHYKPSAAEAFSSVEYIMRDVEWGWLIRYMHSTGASLFFIVVYLHMFRGLMYGSYQRPRELVWILGMLIYLVLMAEAFLGYVLPWGQMSFWGAKVIISLFGAFPVIGNGLTEWIMGDYLPSDATLNRFFALHVIALPLVLLLLVVLHLGALHEVGSNNPDGVDIKYGPKGNRWSKTAPTDGIPFHPYYTVKDLVGVGFLLLIAAFIIFFAPEFGGWFLEHDNFVEANPLVTPEHIKPVWYYTPYYAMLRVVPDKLAGVLVMFGAIAILFFVPWLDRARVKSYRYRGLMSKVLLGLFAISFVWLGKIGAGPGTDPVETIVGRFLTFYYFAFFLTMPLWTRWDKTKPVPERVTTHD from the coding sequence ATGTTCCGGGCGTGGTTCGACGACCGCACCCCGGGCCTGATGCCGGCCTACCGCAAGCACATGACGGAGTACTTCGCACCGAAGAACTTCAACGTCATGTACTACTTCGGTTCGCTGGCGATGCTGGTGCTGGTCAACCAGATCGTGACCGGCATCTTCCTGACGATGCACTACAAGCCGTCCGCGGCCGAGGCGTTCTCCTCGGTCGAGTACATCATGCGCGACGTGGAGTGGGGCTGGCTGATCCGCTACATGCACTCCACCGGTGCATCGCTGTTCTTCATCGTCGTCTACCTGCACATGTTCCGCGGGCTGATGTACGGCAGCTACCAGCGCCCGCGCGAGCTGGTGTGGATCCTCGGCATGCTGATCTACCTGGTGCTGATGGCCGAGGCCTTTCTGGGCTACGTGCTGCCGTGGGGCCAGATGTCGTTCTGGGGCGCGAAGGTGATCATCTCGCTGTTCGGCGCGTTCCCGGTGATCGGCAACGGCCTGACCGAGTGGATCATGGGCGACTACCTGCCCTCGGATGCCACCCTCAACCGTTTCTTCGCGCTGCACGTGATCGCGCTGCCGCTGGTGCTGTTGCTGCTGGTGGTACTGCACCTGGGGGCGCTGCACGAGGTCGGTTCGAACAACCCTGACGGCGTCGACATCAAGTACGGCCCCAAGGGCAATCGCTGGTCGAAGACCGCGCCCACCGACGGCATCCCGTTCCACCCGTACTACACGGTCAAGGACCTGGTCGGTGTCGGGTTCCTGCTGCTGATCGCCGCCTTCATCATCTTCTTCGCGCCGGAATTCGGCGGCTGGTTCCTCGAGCACGACAACTTCGTCGAGGCCAACCCGCTGGTGACGCCGGAGCACATCAAGCCGGTCTGGTACTACACCCCGTACTACGCGATGTTGCGCGTCGTGCCGGACAAGCTCGCCGGCGTGCTGGTGATGTTCGGCGCGATCGCGATCCTGTTCTTCGTGCCCTGGCTCGACCGCGCGCGGGTGAAGTCGTACCGCTACCGCGGCCTGATGTCGAAGGTGCTGCTCGGCCTGTTCGCGATCAGCTTCGTGTGGCTGGGCAAGATCGGCGCCGGCCCGGGTACCGACCCGGTCGAGACCATCGTCGGCCGCTTCCTGACCTTCTATTACTTCGCCTTCTTCCTCACCATGCCGCTGTGGACCAGGTGGGACAAGACCAAGCCTGTTCCGGAGCGGGTGACGACGCATGACTAA
- the petA gene encoding ubiquinol-cytochrome c reductase iron-sulfur subunit: protein MANETVIQPLPGEDSVNTGRRRFLTATTAVVGAVGVAGLAVPFIKSWNPSARALLAGAPVTVDISALQEGQRLIAEWRGQPIWIVRRSQAILEALPTLEDELRDPNSENADQQPEYVREANPALRSIRPEISVLVGLCTHLGCSPEMAAEIRPEPFDANWKGGYFCPCHKSKFDMAGRVYQGVPAPTNLVVPPHYYADENTIVVGVDPQGAA from the coding sequence ATGGCGAATGAAACGGTGATCCAGCCCCTCCCGGGCGAGGATTCAGTCAATACGGGCCGACGCCGGTTCCTCACCGCGACCACCGCGGTGGTTGGCGCGGTCGGCGTGGCGGGCCTCGCGGTGCCCTTCATCAAGTCGTGGAACCCGAGCGCGCGCGCGCTGCTTGCCGGTGCCCCGGTCACGGTGGACATCAGCGCGCTGCAGGAAGGCCAGCGGCTGATCGCCGAGTGGCGCGGCCAGCCGATCTGGATCGTGAGGCGCTCGCAGGCGATCCTCGAAGCGCTGCCGACGCTGGAGGACGAACTGCGCGATCCGAACTCCGAGAACGCCGACCAGCAGCCCGAGTACGTGCGCGAGGCCAACCCGGCGCTGCGCTCGATCCGCCCGGAGATCTCGGTGCTGGTCGGGCTGTGCACGCATCTGGGCTGCTCGCCGGAAATGGCCGCCGAGATCCGCCCCGAACCGTTCGACGCCAACTGGAAGGGCGGCTACTTCTGCCCCTGCCACAAGTCGAAGTTCGACATGGCCGGCCGCGTCTACCAGGGCGTGCCGGCGCCGACCAACCTGGTCGTGCCGCCCCACTACTACGCCGACGAGAACACCATCGTCGTTGGCGTCGATCCGCAGGGAGCCGCATAA